The following are encoded together in the Triticum dicoccoides isolate Atlit2015 ecotype Zavitan chromosome 6B, WEW_v2.0, whole genome shotgun sequence genome:
- the LOC119323609 gene encoding 60S ribosomal protein L14-1-like isoform X2: MPFKRFVEIGRVALVNYGKDYGRLVVIVDVVDQNRALVDAPDMVRCQMNFKRLSLTDIKIDIKRIPKKATLIKAMEEADVKTKWENSSWGKKLVVQKRRASLNDFDRFKVMLAKIKRGGAIRQELAKLKKEVAA, from the exons ATG CCGTTCAAGAGGTTCGTCGAGATCGGGCGCGTGGCCCTGGTGAACTACGGCAAGGACTACGGCCGCCTCGTCGTCATCGTCGACGTCGTCGACCAGAACCGG GCACTTGTGGATGCTCCTGATATGGTCAGGTGCCAGATGAACTTCAAGCGTCTTTCGCTGACCGACATCAAGATTGACATCAAGCGTATCCCTAAGAAGGCAACTTTGATCAAGGCCATGGAGGAAGCAG ATGTGAAAACCAAATGGGAGAACAGCTCATGGGGTAAGAAGCTTGTTGTCCAGAAGAGAAGAGCATCGCTGAATGACTTTGACAGGTTCAAGGTCATGTTGGCTAAGATTAAG AGGGGTGGTGCTATCAGGCAAGAGCTTGCCAAGCTCAAGAAGGAGGTTGCTGCTTAG
- the LOC119323609 gene encoding 60S ribosomal protein L14-1-like isoform X1 gives MPFKRFVEIGRVALVNYGKDYGRLVVIVDVVDQNRALVDAPDMVRCQMNFKRLSLTDIKIDIKRIPKKATLIKAMEEADVKTKWENSSWGKKLVVQKRRASLNDFDRFKVMLAKIKVRHFTTIWFISVGHAFFTCLTCHFSYEQRGGAIRQELAKLKKEVAA, from the exons ATG CCGTTCAAGAGGTTCGTCGAGATCGGGCGCGTGGCCCTGGTGAACTACGGCAAGGACTACGGCCGCCTCGTCGTCATCGTCGACGTCGTCGACCAGAACCGG GCACTTGTGGATGCTCCTGATATGGTCAGGTGCCAGATGAACTTCAAGCGTCTTTCGCTGACCGACATCAAGATTGACATCAAGCGTATCCCTAAGAAGGCAACTTTGATCAAGGCCATGGAGGAAGCAG ATGTGAAAACCAAATGGGAGAACAGCTCATGGGGTAAGAAGCTTGTTGTCCAGAAGAGAAGAGCATCGCTGAATGACTTTGACAGGTTCAAGGTCATGTTGGCTAAGATTAAGGTGAGGCATTTCACTACCATCTGGTTTATTAGTGTAGGGCATGCCTTTTTCACCTGCTTAACCTGTCATTTTTCATATGAACAGAGGGGTGGTGCTATCAGGCAAGAGCTTGCCAAGCTCAAGAAGGAGGTTGCTGCTTAG